Proteins from one Aureimonas sp. SA4125 genomic window:
- a CDS encoding FadR/GntR family transcriptional regulator — MAEPTRQPEHWGGGVRGEKVNRTMTLAAEIGCKITSGELAAGSILPTEAEIQHQYGVSRTVVREAIRHIAAKGLVTVGPKVGTRVRDTNDWNVLDAEVMRWHLMAGERRGFVEALYEMRLINEPEAARLAATRITPEQSERLADALAAMAVHPRGSDRLIIADLDFHRIILEATGNPILRSLGTMIERSLSISFSLSWRQNPQDETVRQHARVQEAIMRGDGEAASLFMRRLIESAFQDVVAALYNEPAADETLYPSVANGSAASAADLQVP; from the coding sequence ATGGCAGAGCCGACGAGGCAACCCGAACACTGGGGAGGCGGTGTCAGGGGCGAAAAGGTCAACCGCACCATGACTCTTGCCGCCGAAATCGGCTGCAAGATCACGTCGGGAGAGCTGGCCGCCGGATCCATCCTGCCGACCGAGGCCGAGATCCAGCATCAGTACGGCGTTTCGCGGACCGTCGTCCGCGAGGCGATCCGCCATATCGCGGCCAAGGGGCTCGTCACCGTCGGGCCGAAGGTCGGCACCCGCGTCCGCGACACCAACGACTGGAACGTCCTCGATGCCGAGGTCATGCGCTGGCATCTGATGGCCGGGGAGCGCCGCGGCTTCGTCGAGGCGCTCTACGAGATGCGGCTGATCAACGAGCCGGAAGCCGCGCGCCTTGCCGCCACGCGGATCACGCCCGAACAGTCGGAGCGCCTTGCCGATGCCCTGGCCGCGATGGCGGTGCATCCCCGCGGCTCCGACAGGCTGATCATCGCCGATCTCGACTTCCACCGGATCATCCTCGAGGCCACCGGCAATCCCATCCTGCGCTCGCTCGGGACGATGATCGAGCGCAGCCTGTCGATCTCCTTCTCCCTTTCCTGGCGGCAGAATCCACAGGACGAGACGGTCCGCCAGCACGCCCGCGTGCAGGAGGCGATCATGCGCGGCGATGGCGAGGCGGCGAGCCTCTTCATGCGGCGCCTGATCGAAAGTGCCTTCCAGGACGTCGTCGCCGCGCTCTACAACGAGCCCGCAGCGGACGAGACGCTGTATCCTTCCGTTGCAAATGGCAGCGCTGCCAGCGCTGCCGACTTACAGGTGCCATGA
- the chvE gene encoding multiple monosaccharide ABC transporter substrate-binding protein yields the protein MKSLKLLLASAVFGLAALAPAAYAQDKGTVGVSMPTKSSARWIADGDNMVKTLQAKGYTADLQYAEDDIPTQLSQIENMVTKGAKVLVIASIDGTTLTDVLQQAHDAGIKVIAYDRLIKNSENVDYYSTFDNFQVGVLQAQSIVDKLGLPAAAGPFNIELFGGSPDDNNAFFFYDGAMSVLQPLIDSGKLVVQSGQMGMDKVGTLRWDPATAQARMDNLLSANYADKKVDAVLSPYDGLSIGIISSLKGVGYGSGDMPMPVVSGQDAEVQSVKSIIAGEQSSTIFKDTRELAKVTVDMVDAMAAGTEVPVNDTKTYDNGVKVVPSYLLKPVPVDKSNWEEILVGSGYYTADQLK from the coding sequence GTGAAATCATTGAAGTTGCTTCTTGCCAGCGCCGTGTTCGGCCTGGCAGCCCTGGCACCTGCCGCCTATGCGCAGGACAAGGGCACTGTCGGCGTGTCGATGCCGACGAAGTCTTCCGCGCGCTGGATCGCGGACGGCGACAACATGGTCAAGACACTGCAGGCGAAGGGCTACACGGCCGACCTCCAGTATGCCGAGGACGACATCCCGACCCAGCTCTCGCAGATCGAGAACATGGTCACCAAGGGCGCCAAGGTCCTGGTCATCGCCTCGATCGACGGCACGACGCTGACCGACGTGCTGCAGCAGGCGCACGACGCCGGCATCAAGGTCATCGCCTATGACCGCCTGATCAAGAATTCGGAAAACGTCGACTACTACTCGACCTTCGACAATTTCCAGGTCGGCGTGCTGCAGGCGCAGTCGATCGTCGACAAGCTGGGTCTTCCGGCCGCCGCCGGTCCGTTCAACATCGAGCTGTTCGGTGGTTCCCCGGACGACAACAACGCCTTCTTCTTCTACGATGGCGCGATGAGCGTCCTGCAGCCGCTGATCGACTCGGGCAAGCTCGTCGTCCAGTCCGGCCAGATGGGCATGGACAAGGTCGGTACGCTGCGCTGGGATCCGGCGACGGCCCAGGCCCGCATGGACAACCTCCTCTCTGCCAACTACGCCGACAAGAAAGTCGACGCCGTGCTGTCGCCCTATGACGGCCTGTCGATCGGCATCATCTCGTCGCTGAAGGGCGTCGGCTACGGCTCGGGCGACATGCCGATGCCGGTCGTCTCCGGCCAGGACGCGGAAGTCCAGTCGGTGAAGTCGATCATCGCCGGCGAGCAGTCCTCGACCATCTTCAAGGACACCCGCGAACTCGCCAAGGTCACCGTCGACATGGTCGACGCCATGGCTGCCGGCACCGAGGTTCCGGTCAACGACACCAAGACCTACGACAACGGCGTGAAGGTGGTCCCGTCCTACCTCCTGAAGCCGGTTCCGGTGGACAAGTCGAACTGGGAAGAAATCCTCGTCGGCAGCGGCTACTACACGGCCGATCAGCTGAAGTAA